GCTGGCCGGTGAGCGGGAATATACCGCCGAGGTGCAGCAGGACCAGCGCAACGCTCGTCGCAAGGAACTGGCCCGGCAACTCAAGGCCCTGGCCAACGAAAACTGGCCCGACGAGCGGCTGATTGAAATCGCCGGCAAAGCCTTCACCTTCGGAGAAAGCACGTCCGGCATCGCCCTGTTCGATCAACTGGCCAGGCGCAGCACAAACTCCGTCGCCACCGCCAACACCCTGATCGATGCAGCCCGTAGCGCATTGGCCAATGGCAACTACCGGGGCAGCGCCGAGCTGTACTTGCTGGCCAGAAAAAAAACGACCAATGCGGCACAGGCAAAACGCTGCTTTCTGAGCGCGCTCGCCACTTTGCAATCGGGCAACCAGTTGAGCGACGCCCTGTTTGTGGCCGAACGCGATATCGGCGAACTGGCCGATGACAGCGAGACGCTCTTCTATCTGACCAACCTGGCGCGGGCCGCCGGCCGCCCGGACGTTGCCGACCGTTACGTCCGCAAGCTGCTGCGCCTGAGTCTTTTGCGCCAGCTCGAACAGATACGCCTGGCCGCAGAGCACGGTGGCGCCCTGCCACAAAAAGCGGCTTTCCGGCAGGTAGACCGCAGCACCGACAATCCGGAACGGCAAGGGCCACAAATTCCGTTCGACGACAAAACCTATACCCTGGGCTACGAGGTTTTTCTCGAAAACAAAAAACTGGGCGATGCCTGGAAAGTCGCGGCATCCGCCGTTCGTCAGGTCCCGGAAAACCTGCTCTGGCGTGAGCGTCTGGCCCGGGTCGCCGAATGGACACAGCGCCCGGCCATGGCGCTCGACAACTGGCTGCATCTTGCCCGCCAGACCCAGCGCGACGACGCCTGGCAAGCCGTCCTGCGTCTGGCGCCAGGGCTGTTCAACGACGAAGCCCTGGTCGCCGGCCTGCAATACGAACTTGCCCGCCGCCCCTCGGATTCGAAGCTGCTGCGTGAAATTGTGGCCGCCTGGGAACGTCAGGGCGAGCCGAAAAAAGCAATCGCTTTCCTGGCCCAACTGAACCGCCAGCACGACACACCATTCGCCCTCGAAATGCAGGCTGATCTGTACGAGCGGGCAGGCGACCCCAAGGCGTCGCTGGAAACCTGGCAACGCCTGCTCGGCAAGCCTGAGCAGATCACGGCCCAGCGGGCCTTGCGGGCAGCCATTCAGGCGACACTCCTCGGCCACTACCGACAGGCACTCGATTGGCTCGACAAGGCTCGTACGCAAGATAGCGCCGACGCGGGCCTGAATCGGGAATTCTGGCAATTACTGGCCCGGCTGGCTGAATTCGAACAACGCGAAGGACTCGCCGTCGATGCCTATACAAAACTGACTGCAGGCTCGGATGCCGAAGAAGGCGATTTCGACACGCTCCGTCAATTGCTGGCCGCGACACACCCACTCGAAGCAGCCAGGGTAGCAGCTGCAAGTTGGGCACGTTTCGAACGGCCGGCGGCCCTGCTGGAAGCACTTAATCTATATGCCGGACAACAGCAATGGGCGGCTATGGGGGCTTTGCTGAAACAGCTCGACCCCACCCCGAATGCAACACGGCACGCACTGGCGGCTTTGCGCAAACAGCCTGACTTCTTGCGCCTCTCGGCGCTTTATCACCAAAGCAACGGCCAGCTCGAACTGGCACGCAAGGAGCTTTCTGCCGCCCTGCAGCTGGCCCCGGGCGTACGTGATATCCAGCAAAGCATGCTGTGGCTCCTGATCGACAGCAACGATGCGCCCGCACTACGTCGGCTGCTGGCCAGCCGCGAAAGCGAATGGCGGGCAGACAGCTCGCTGCACGACGCGCTGGGTGCAGCCTATCTCGCCTTGTCGCGCCCGAAAGTGGCACTGGATCGCTATCTGACGCCCCACCTCGCCGCCCATCAAAACGACTTTCTCTGGCTGATGAATTACGCCGACGCGCTCGACCAGAACCAGCAAACCGACCGCTCCTGGCGCCTGCGCCGCCATCTGCTCAGCCAGGAATGGCAAGCTGCACAGCCCGCGGCGAATAGCGCGGTCGACGCCAGAAACAAGGTAATTTCAACCCGTCGGACATGGCTGGACAATGACCAGATCGACGCCACCCGCCGGCTCGCCCGCGCCCGCTTGCTGATCGCCCAGCGCGACGGCGACACTGGGCTCGATGCCCTGCGCGAACTGCTCCGTCTCGACCGTGGCGCCGAACAAAAGTACTCGAACGCCGCCGTCGAAAGCATTCTTGGCTGGTTGCAGAATGCCGGCGAATACAGCGCCGAACGCGGCCATCTCTGGCAACAATATTCACGCAGCCTGAGCAAGCCAGCGAACCGGCCGCTGTGGGCTGAAATTTCGGTCGCGCTGGCCCATGATGACGGAACGGCTTTGGGCCAGATGCTGGACGAGGCCGGCGAACGCCTGCCACGCTACGACCGGATCAACGCCGCCCGCCGGATTGGTGACCTGCGCAGCGCCCAGAGTGATGCTTTCGACACGCAAGACCAGCAAAGCGACGACGATCCCTTGCACATGCAATTGACCGAATCCTTGCTCGCCTTCAGCGATCACGCCGGCGGCGCACTGGCCAGCCGTGACCTGGGCGCCTTCAGCGAAGCGCAAGCCAGCGCCGAATGGCACCTGGCCCTGACACCTCAGCTTTCGCTCGATGTTCAAGTTGGACGCATCCAGCGCCAGAAAGTCGACGAAGCCGTGATCCGCAACGTGCCCGATGAACGTTTCACCAGCCTGCGCATGAACTGGCAGGAAAGAGGCGAACAATTCTCGCTGCTGGCCGAAGATCGCCACAGCCTGAGCAACTACCAGCCACGGCAAATCGAATACGAACATCGCATCGACGATCGCCTGTCGCTGCGTATCGGACTGGGACAAAACCTGCCCAGCCAGGACAGTACCGCGCTGCGTATCGCCGGGATGAAAGACCGGTTTTCTGCCGGACTGAATTATCAACTCAGCCGCCTCGACCGACTCAGCCTGGAACAATTCAGCGAACGCTACGCCCTGCAAACCGGCTCGGCGATTGGTCGCGGGCAGCACACCTCCCTCGTCTTTGCCCATGCACTGCGCCAGGAAAGCCGCGACCTCGAACTCAGCGCGTTCTGGTCGGCCCACCGCTTCAGCCGCGAAGACAGCTACAGCGACGCCGCACTGCTCCCGCTACTCCCGGCCAGCATCGCCAATCTCGGCGAACTGCGCCCGGACTTCTTCCTGCCGGAAAATTTCAACTTCTACGGCCTGCGCCTGTCGACAGACATGCGCTACGAGCGGGAATACACTCGCACCATCCGGCCTTACGCCAGCTTGAGCCGAACCTGGCACAGCGAACTGGGCCCCGGCTATGACGTCCGCCTGGGCCTGGCCGGCAGCCTGCTCGGCGCCGACCATTTCAGCCTGACCTGGGGACAAGCACGCGGCGGACCGCAAACCGGCGGCCTGACGCGTGACCTGAATTTCAACTACCGCATGCATTACTGACACTTTGACCGGAAGCCCGATATGACCCGCACATTCCTCACCCTGCTCCTTGCCGCACTGACTCTTTTGGCCAGCGCCTGCTCGACGCTTGACCGCAGCCCGCCCCCGACGCTCGAACGCCAGGCCAACTGGGTCGTCCTGCCCTTTGCCAATCACACCGAAACGCCGTTGGCCGGCCAGCGTGCCGAGGCGATTGCCGAAGCCATCCTGCACAGCAACGGGATCAGCAAGGTCAAACGCTACCCAAGCAACCTGCAACAAGAAGCGCTGTTCGATGCCGGCGAACGCCGCCAGCAGGAAGAAGCCCTGGCCTGGGCGCGTCAGCAAGGCGCACGCTACGCCTTGGCCGGCGCGGTCGACGAATGGCGCTACAAAGTCGGGGTCGATGGCGAACCGGCAGCCGGTGTCGCCCTGCAAATCATCGATGTCGGCAGTGGCGATACGCTGTGGAGCGGCTCCGGCGGCAAAAGCGGCTGGAGCCGTGAAGCCCTCTCCGCCGTCGCCCAGCAACTGATCCGCAGCCTGCTCGGCAGCGGCCTCTCCGGCGCCCGCTGAGCCAGCCATGGGCTTGCTTGATCTCAAGGCGCCGAGCCAGGCCGGCACAACGACCGGAGCGACCGGGCAAAGCTCGGCGCTCGATCCCGGCACGCCGCAATGGAGCGTGTTCGGTCAGTTGACCTCGCCCGTCACTCACCCTTGGGCCATTGTCGGCGAAACCATCCTGCTTCCGCTGATCGCCGTCAGCCTCGGGCTCTGGCTGAATCCGGACGACCCGCTGTGGATACATGCCAGTTTCCCCTGGGCCTGGTTCGCCCCTATCGTCCTGGCCTTGCGCTACGGGCCGCTAACCGGCATTGGCGGCGCGGCGATGCTGCTCCTGGTATGGCTGGCACTCAATCTGGTTCACCCGGCC
The sequence above is drawn from the Dechloromonas sp. TW-R-39-2 genome and encodes:
- a CDS encoding tetratricopeptide repeat protein yields the protein MLLPRSKLAAQRPDRPYLAPLWLLLLLGGLIALALIIIYPQKNLVERVSQAPDSELSRDYLLNLLRTDPNNPKLRLLLARQDLARGNLNALRDTLRPALNAGDPELHREALWLLWLAGEREYTAEVQQDQRNARRKELARQLKALANENWPDERLIEIAGKAFTFGESTSGIALFDQLARRSTNSVATANTLIDAARSALANGNYRGSAELYLLARKKTTNAAQAKRCFLSALATLQSGNQLSDALFVAERDIGELADDSETLFYLTNLARAAGRPDVADRYVRKLLRLSLLRQLEQIRLAAEHGGALPQKAAFRQVDRSTDNPERQGPQIPFDDKTYTLGYEVFLENKKLGDAWKVAASAVRQVPENLLWRERLARVAEWTQRPAMALDNWLHLARQTQRDDAWQAVLRLAPGLFNDEALVAGLQYELARRPSDSKLLREIVAAWERQGEPKKAIAFLAQLNRQHDTPFALEMQADLYERAGDPKASLETWQRLLGKPEQITAQRALRAAIQATLLGHYRQALDWLDKARTQDSADAGLNREFWQLLARLAEFEQREGLAVDAYTKLTAGSDAEEGDFDTLRQLLAATHPLEAARVAAASWARFERPAALLEALNLYAGQQQWAAMGALLKQLDPTPNATRHALAALRKQPDFLRLSALYHQSNGQLELARKELSAALQLAPGVRDIQQSMLWLLIDSNDAPALRRLLASRESEWRADSSLHDALGAAYLALSRPKVALDRYLTPHLAAHQNDFLWLMNYADALDQNQQTDRSWRLRRHLLSQEWQAAQPAANSAVDARNKVISTRRTWLDNDQIDATRRLARARLLIAQRDGDTGLDALRELLRLDRGAEQKYSNAAVESILGWLQNAGEYSAERGHLWQQYSRSLSKPANRPLWAEISVALAHDDGTALGQMLDEAGERLPRYDRINAARRIGDLRSAQSDAFDTQDQQSDDDPLHMQLTESLLAFSDHAGGALASRDLGAFSEAQASAEWHLALTPQLSLDVQVGRIQRQKVDEAVIRNVPDERFTSLRMNWQERGEQFSLLAEDRHSLSNYQPRQIEYEHRIDDRLSLRIGLGQNLPSQDSTALRIAGMKDRFSAGLNYQLSRLDRLSLEQFSERYALQTGSAIGRGQHTSLVFAHALRQESRDLELSAFWSAHRFSREDSYSDAALLPLLPASIANLGELRPDFFLPENFNFYGLRLSTDMRYEREYTRTIRPYASLSRTWHSELGPGYDVRLGLAGSLLGADHFSLTWGQARGGPQTGGLTRDLNFNYRMHY